One segment of Syngnathus scovelli strain Florida chromosome 6, RoL_Ssco_1.2, whole genome shotgun sequence DNA contains the following:
- the isl2a gene encoding insulin gene enhancer protein isl-2a, giving the protein MCFHEGIWMVAPFCLDEQRSQVCRRHGLGELCFAPSSQTANTSCMIQPRDGTLSSSRMVDILLNASFLDDMGDLSKKKSGFAMCVGCGSQIHDQYIMRVSPDLEWHAACLKCAECSQYLDESCTCFVRDGKTYCKRDYVRLFGIKCAKCKTGFCSSDLVMRARESVYHMECFRCSVCSRHLLPGDEFSVRDDELLCRADHALLMDRTADSPLSPGNIHSRPLHISDPVSVRHPPHHRNHIQKQSEKTTRVRTVLNEKQLHTLRTCYNANPRPDALMKEQLVEMTGLSPRVIRVWFQNKRCKDKKKSILMKQLQQQQHCDKTNLQGLTGTPLVAGSPIRHDSTVQGNSVEVQTYQPPWKSLSDFALQSDLDQPVFQQVMSFSESGSLGNSSASDVTSLSSQLPDTPNSMVPSPVDT; this is encoded by the exons ATGTGCTTCCACGAGGGTATTTGGATGGTGGCACCCTTCTGTTTGGACGAACAGAGGTCCCAGGTCTGCAGACGTCACGGGTTGGGGGAGCTTTGTTTTGCGCCCTCCTCTCAGACGGCCAACACAAGTTGCATGATCCAGCCAAGGGACGGGACGCTCTCTTCCTCCCGCATGGTGGATATCCTGCTCAATGCCTCTTTCTTGGATGATATGGGGGATCTTTCCAAAA AGAAATCAGGATTCGCGATGTGCGTGGGCTGCGGGAGTCAGATACACGATCAGTACATCATGAGGGTGTCCCCGGACCTGGAGTGGCATGCAGCCTGCCTCAAGTGCGCAGAGTGCAGCCAGTACCTGGACGAGAGCTGCACTTGCTTTGTCCGAGACGGAAAGACTTATTGTAAAAGAGATTATGTCag GTTATTTGGCATAAAATGTGCAAAATGCAAGACGGGCTTCTGCAGCAGTGACCTGGTGATGAGAGCCCGGGAGAGTGTGTATCACATGGAGTGTTTCCGGTGCTCCGTATGTAGTCGACACCTCCTGCCCGGGGACGAGTTCTCGGTGCGGGACGACGAGCTGCTTTGCCGGGCCGACCATGCCTTGTTGATGGATAGAACTGCCGATAGCCCGCTAAGCCCCGGGAACATTCACTCTCGACCCCTGCACATTTctg ACCCAGTCTCCGTTCGTCACCCACCTCATCATCGGAACCACATCCAAAAGCAGTCCGAGAAGACCACACGGGTCCGGACGGTGCTGAACGAGAAGCAGCTGCATACGTTGCGGACTTGCTATAACGCCAACCCGCGGCCCGACGCGCTGATGAAGGAGCAGTTGGTGGAGATGACCGGCTTGAGCCCCAGGGTGATCCGAGTCTGGTTCCAGAACAAACGCTGCAAAGACAAGAAAAAGTCCATTCTGATGAAGcaactgcagcagcagcaacactgCGACAAAACG AACCTGCAGGGCCTGACAGGAACGCCCCTGGTGGCAGGCAGTCCCATCCGCCACGACAGCACTGTACAAGGCAATTCCGTGGAGGTCCAAACCTACCAACCACCATGGAAGAGCCTCAGTGACTTCGCCTTGCAGAGCGACCTGGACCAGCCCGTCTTCCAACAAGTG ATGTCTTTTTCTGAGTCCGGTTCGTTGGGGAATTCTTCCGCCAGCGATGTCACCTCGCTGTCATCTCAGCTTCCGGACACACCGAACAGCATGGTACCGAGTCCAGTGGACACGTGA
- the tmem266 gene encoding transmembrane protein 266, protein MSNHQAPPQAASSELEVISQQVEEENQRVAPVQLLSFTYRDLPLAALDVSLAGSQLISNPDEEDNREGSNWLKPCCGGRAALWQVCLASAGFNCVLVACVVLAVLLLTLELLVDTKLLQFNNASQFAGVIHWISLAILSVFFTETVFRIVVLGIWDYIENKVEVFDGAIIVLSLAPMVASTVANGPSSPWDAIGLIITLRIWRVKRVIDAYVLQVKVEMELEIQQYEKAKAVREEQLDRLTQICQEQAFEIRQLRAHLAQQDLDLVAEREAAMQIHHMWGKPSSSFHEVDGLAPGVSDHHRPAKVREPGGPSDHHGQDDMNNYISQYYSEPSSDMGIPDPAARIITTAAIDVHLPNNPSQLPPSLVSADGAAGGRLRRTNSSASEASATTASRISSRTAGSSADCSSTVREASTSTDYSDQRCYPPPYSSPLAPQPRGSPSAVVQELLSSLSEDSCLSQKGLDPVNLKPPSPTGSTKNSPELENRVNIYNKRNQESRLSSHAKPLIQLQRTEAFLEEKYRMMEPVDAPVHHLSGT, encoded by the exons ATGAGCAACCACCA GGCCCCTCCTCAAGCTGCCTCCTCCGAGCTGGAGGTGATTTCACAGCAGGTGGAGGAGGAAAACCAGCGCGTGGCCCCGGTTCAGCTGCTGAGCTTCACCTACAGAGACTTGCCTCTGGCCGCCCTGGATGTATCTCTGGCTGGATCTCAGCTCATCTCCAACCCGGATGAAGAGGACAACCGAGAGGG GTCCAACTGGCTGAAGCCGTGCTGCGGGGGCCGGGCGGCTCTGTGGCAAGTGTGCCTGGCGTCGGCCGGCTTCAACTGCGTCCTGGTGGCTTGCGTAGTTCTGGCGGTGCTGCTGCTGACTCTGGAGCTACTCGTCGACACCAAACTGCTGCAGT TTAACAATGCATCCCAGTTTGCTGGTGTCATCCACTGGATCAGCCTGGCTATCCTGTCTGTGTTCTTCACCGAG ACCGTTTTCAGGATCGTGGTCCTAGGGATATGGGATTACATCGAGAACAAAGTGGAG GTGTTCGACGGAGCCATCATCGTCCTTTCGCTGGCCCCTATGGTGGCCTCCACCGTGGCCAACGGCCCCAGCAGCCCCTGGGATGCCATTGGTCTCATCATCACGCTGCGCATCTGGAGGGTCAAAAGGGTCATTGACG CCTACGTGCTGCAGGTGAAGGTTGAGATGGAGCTGGAGATCCAGCAGTACGAGAAGGCAAAGGCGGTGAGAGAGGAGCAGCTCGACCGCCTCACTCAGATCTGTCAAGAGCAGGCG TTTGAAATCCGGCAGCTGAGGGCCCACCTGGCCCAGCAGGATCTGGATCTGGTGGCCGAGCGGGAAGCAGCCATGCAGATCCACCATATGTGGGGTAAACCGAGCAGCAGTTTCCATGAGGTGGACGGACTGGCCCCCGGGGTCTCCGATCATCACAGGCCGGCTAAAGTCAGAGAGCCCGGCGGGCCCTCAG ATCACCACGGCCAGGATGACATGAACAACTACATCAGTCAGTATTACAGCGAGCCGAGCAGTG ATATGGGCATCCCCGACCCGGCCGCTCGCATCATCACCACGGCGGCCATTGACGTCCACTTGCCCAACAACCCCAGCCAGCTCCCTCCGTCTTTGGTGAGCGCTGATGGCGCGGCCGGTGGCCGACTGCGGCGCACCAACAGCTCGGCCAGCGAAGCCTCGGCCACGACGGCATCGCGCATCAGCAGCCGCACGGCGGGATCGTCGGCCGACTGCAGCTCCACCGTGCGCGAGGCGTCCACGTCCACCGactacagcgaccagcgctgctACCCGCCGCCCTACAGCAGCCCCCTGGCCCCTCAGCCCAGGGGAAGCCCAAGCGCCGTTGTGCAGGAGCTGCTCTCCTCTCTGTCCGAGGACTCCTGTCTGAGCCAGAAGGGCCTGGACCCCGTCAACCTGAAACCGCCCAGTCCTACCGGTTCCACCAAAAACAGCCCCGAGCTGGAGAACAGGGTAAACATCTACAACAAGAGGAACCAGGAGAGCCGACTCAGCTCGCATGCCAAACCGCTCATCCAGCTGCAAAGAACTGAAGCTTTCCTGGAGGAGAAGTACAGGATGATGGAGCCTGTCGACGCACCCGTCCATCATCTGTCCGGAACCTAA
- the etfa gene encoding electron transfer flavoprotein subunit alpha, mitochondrial: MNRILTKTNVTRLAGVLQRFQSTLVIAEHNNDKLTPITLNAISAANKLGGEVACLVAGTNCAKVVEEISKVQGVKKVLVVQNDSCKGALPEELTPLVLATHKQFNFTHICAGASAFGKNLLPRVAAKLDVAPISDIIEIKSPDTFVRAIYAGNALSTVKCSEPVKVFTVRGTSFEAAPIEGGSAATENVAADSAVGISEWLEQNLTKSDRPELTSAKVVVSGGRGLKSGDNFKLLYDLADKMNAAVGASRAAVDAGYVPNDMQVGQTGKIVAPELYIAVGISGAIQHLAGMKDSKTIVAINKDPEAPIFQVSDYGLVADLFKAVPEMTEALSK, encoded by the exons ATGAACAGAATTCTTACTAAAACGAACGTGACACGCTTG GCCGGCGTCCTGCAAAGGTTTCAGAGCACTTTGGTGATTGCAGAACACAACAATGACAAGTTGACACCGATAACGCTCAATGCCATCAGTGCTGCTAATAAACTTGGTGGTGAGGTGGCTTGTCTGGTAGCAGGAACCAACTGTGCAAAG GTTGTGGAGGAAATCAGTAAAGTACAAGGTGTGAAGAAAGTTCTGGTGGTTCAGAATGACTCTTGCAAAGGAGCTCTGCCAG AGGAGCTGACGCCGCTTGTCTTGGCCACGCACAAGCAATTCAACTTCACCCACATCTGCGCTGGTGCTTCTGCCTTTGGAAAG AACCTGCTGCCAAGAGTGGCTGCCAAGTTGGATGTAGCTCCAATCTCTGATATTATTGAAATTAAGTCTCCTGATACATTTGTCAGAGCCATCTATGCTG GGAATGCGCTTAGCACAGTAAAGTGTAGCGAACCTGTGAAGGTGTTCACCGTACGAGGGACGTCGTTTGAGGCGGCGCCCATAGAGGGAGGAAGTGCTGCAACAGAAAATg TGGCTGCTGATTCGGCCGTGGGAATTTCCGAGTGGCTGGAACAGAATCTGACCAAGAGTGACCGTCCGGAATTGACCAGCGCAAAGGTTGTCGTGTCAGGAG GAAGAGGTTTGAAGAGCGGAGATAACTTCAAACTGCTCTATGATCTTGCCGACAAAATGAACGCAGCAG TTGGTGCTTCTCGAGCTGCAGTGGATGCTGGTTACGTTCCTAATGATATGCAAGTCGGGCAAACGGGCAAGATTGTGGCGCCG GAGTTGTACATTGCCGTGGGCATCTCTGGGGCTATTCAACACTTGGCTGGAATGAAAGACAGCAAG actATTGTGGCCATCAACAAGGACCCGGAGGCTCCCATTTTCCAGGTGTCGGACTACGGCCTGGTTGCTGATCTTTTCAAG GCTGTTCCTGAGATGACCGAAGCGTTGAGCAAGTGA